The Lactuca sativa cultivar Salinas chromosome 2, Lsat_Salinas_v11, whole genome shotgun sequence genome includes the window AATATATGACAAGACCAATACCAACGAGTAAAAACGAGACGTAGTATAGCCAGTCCACCTGCAACGAAAATATGGTAAAAAAAATGGGAACATTAAAACAAGTTAAATGATTTCTACTTGTGGATTTGGAGAGATTACCTTTTGATGGTATAAAAATACACGAATGACCACTGCCCACATATCGGCTGTGAGTAACGAGAGATTAAATAGTGTGGCTCCACTAGCCTGCATAAATTCTACCATTTTTATAACAACTGAATATATAaggtttttgtcttttttttttactttttatggAATGTTTAACGAACCTGTAGAACAAGGGGCGTCAAAGAAAAGAACATAAAGCCTGATACCCCATAACCAGCAAAGGTCAAGATCTAAAAGATCAAATCATGCTTTAAAAGATGGAGTAGAAAAAGATCGAAAAAAGCGCAAAGTTTTAGGGTGTGTTTGGTTGTGTAAAACTGTTTTCATTTTCTAGAAAACGTTTTCAAAAATAGAGTTGAGTTTTCGTTCTCAgtttttaatgaaaattttataaaacGCGTTGGGgagttttcattttccattttaaaaatttagaaaactttggaaaactgtaaaaatcacttttctaatttacatacaaATTGAAAAAAATTTCTTGGAAAATGTTTGAAAACTGAATCAACCAAATGCGTTTTCAaagttttcattttcatttgaaaattttcatggaAAACTAGAAAACTTCccacaaccaaacgcacccttAGTTACAAACAAAAAAAAGACCCCATTTGTCACTCAGGCCAGGGCAATATACAACTGATGTCAATAGgacaaaaattgaaattttgggaAAAAGACGTAAAAGCCCTTCTCATCTTCGTTATCAAAATAGCCCTAGAAAATTGGTCCAATCGGGTCCCATCCTATTTAACAAACGCAAAATAAAAGACAATCACTTACAACTTCCGGAGACCAAGATATGGATTCAATATTCTTCCTCTCAAAAAATATCCTAAGGAATTGTTATGGAATACAAAGTGTTGTACTTCCTCAAAAAAGATTTGGGTGTTTATAATGAAATGAGAAAAATAGCCACTTTTATAAGCCTTAAGTGGGCCATGAATCGATAGTAACAGAAACTTAAATCCTACTTTTAACATAAAAGGATACATCTCAACTATGCTCACAAGCATTCCAAATAAACCAAGCATCGTTAGTACTTCAATCCGATCAACTTTCTTAACACAAAACTCCTGCATATTTAATAGATGATACAATACAACCGTTTCAGTAAGCTTATATGTTATCAGGGTGTTTGGAGACATGTTGCACTGCGTTTGATGTGCATTGGACTGCAACTAGGATTGCGAGTGACGTCAATAAAACAAAACTGACAAATGTTTTGTCCCACATAAAAAGATAGGACTGGGGACACGGACTCATCTCGATCTCTTGTAagtgcaaaagacgtaaatgccctcctcATCCTGATCACGGAAAATAGTTGTATGTAGAAATGGAAACTATACGACTAACCTCTCCTACATTACTCAATGCAAAAAAGCATGTCCCTGCAATGACTAGAATATCACCAAGAATAGGATTCCGGCCGCTTGAACCACCCACTCCGGAATCGGAAAGTAGCACTAAAAATAGGCCGGAAACACAAAGAGCCGCCCCGAAAAACTGCCATAATGAATACTTTGTGCCAAGAAATATCCAAGTGAGAATTATCACCCAAACAACTGTTGAGCAATCAAGCATTGTCACGCTTGTAATTGATGAAAATTGGTATGCGGTATTAACTGCAATGAGTGCAAAAATCATTGATTAGTTATAATATTGTAAAATTATATTCGTGGGGTTTTACTAATTCATTGAATTCAAATGGGGTTTCGATCAAATTGTCTTTTTTGTTGGAGAAATAATAAATCTTGTAACATCGTGTACATTTTTTTTCCTATTATAGCATTTTACTCTCTCGAGTCTACCCAATTATAGAAATGTCATCCAAATGGATATCTAGATTTTTCATTTAATAAGAAGAATGTTGTGGTGGGTAAGAATCAAAACTACAAT containing:
- the LOC111904820 gene encoding uncharacterized protein LOC111904820 isoform X1, producing MNSPMSSLKSDGFWRVLYVVLLGQSVSFSMALMSFSSSLSANLGVNAPFTLAFFSYFASTLVFGSVLLYRRQKLKISWYWYVLLGFVDVQGSYLVNTAYQFSSITSVTMLDCSTVVWVIILTWIFLGTKYSLWQFFGAALCVSGLFLVLLSDSGVGGSSGRNPILGDILVIAGTCFFALSNVGEEFCVKKVDRIEVLTMLGLFGMLVSIVEMIFFERKNIESISWSPEVILTFAGYGVSGFMFFSLTPLVLQASGATLFNLSLLTADMWAVVIRVFLYHQKVDWLYYVSFLLVGIGLVIYSKTEKNLNELPKVENGDSDQPYRLLQEEVA
- the LOC111904820 gene encoding uncharacterized protein LOC111904820 isoform X2 — its product is MNSPMSSLKSDGFWRVLYVVLLGQSVSFSMALMSFSSSLSANLGVNAPFTLAFFSYFASTLVFGSVLLYRRQKLKISWYWYVLLGFVDVQGSYLVNTAYQFSSITSVTMLDCSTVVWVIILTWIFLGTKYSLWQFFGAALCVSGLFLVLLSDSGVGGSSGRNPILGDILVIAGTCFFALSNVGEEFCVKKVDRIEVLTMLGLFGMLVSIVEMIFFERKNIESISWSPEVASGATLFNLSLLTADMWAVVIRVFLYHQKVDWLYYVSFLLVGIGLVIYSKTEKNLNELPKVENGDSDQPYRLLQEEVA